One window from the genome of Hippoglossus hippoglossus isolate fHipHip1 chromosome 6, fHipHip1.pri, whole genome shotgun sequence encodes:
- the ppfibp2b gene encoding liprin-beta-2b isoform X11, translated as METPIDFYRHFSWLKKVNLCSPVSNETYQDRLLRLEGDKESLVLQVSVLTDQVEAQGEKIRDLESSLEEHRQKLASTEEMLQQELISRTSLETQKLDLMDEVSCLKLKLVGMEDTHTDTQPQDAVDTKQNKAECVVNLISELQEQMCRFQAEISTRIQEKRALEEREAQQGEPRGSQAQGQDPQLGLAGSDLSLPGPDAWMHNGGQTVHDLLREVNQLKNKVDELEGEKSRYEKKLRATKAEISELQQLLASRDAEIECLQTQLLARDGSANAEREEVYIKQLINKYQEYQRLKVGMESLLASNDEKDRRIEELTILLSQYRKMREVLALTQGSSEEELSGTLKLRAITHKAHSDILRSEISSRGSSPLMLSSSPYQRELDLSLQNSMDTSLVSTADTSFFNGSWHQRRLLSSSLEELQSGSLQKAVEIQPAESESDVGAENPDLELSKYQTLPGKRSKKSERRPEMNGDGEYSSPVQLSPVHSPEQDYRLIRCRSASAPALGSPGKHDLYDVGHPDKLDEFVLSDQSPLSSGVDSGQQSPVSPENRKSHRGIKKLWGKIRRSQSGSPVQVQDPELGEFKRGGFRATAGPRLARSGNTRDLKLPFSKWSTDQVCDWLEDIGLGQYAAFARHWVTGGQTLLSATPQDLEKEMAMKNPLHRKKLLLAVKTFSSKQPEKSAELDYIWVTRWLDDIGLPQYKDQFNEGRVDGQMLQFLTVNDLLFLKVTSQLHHLSVKCAIHVLHVNKFNANCLKRRPGTENQFSPSEVVQWSNHRVMEWLRSVDLAEYAPNLRGSGVHGGLIMLEPRFNSDTLALLLNIPPQKTLLRRHLTTNFDNLVGGQAQQEKREYTEAAGCAPLSIAAKVKPKKLGFSNLTHLRRRRADESTDYVCPIESPSPQSGQPVANGTQMRPYSGFRGLSPILDREPDQSRDQMASTEGTMLQIEALSESINNLTLLLSREELQKEMRLPQAALV; from the exons GTGAGCGTCCTGACCGACCAGGTGGAGGCGCAGGGCGAGAAAATCCGAGACCTAGAAAGTTCTCTGGAGGAACACCGGCAGAAACTGGCCTCCACTGAGGAGATGCTGcaacag GAGCTGATCAGCAGGACGTCTCTGGAGACTCAGAAGCTGGATCTGATGGACGAGGTGTCCTGCCTCAAACTGAAGCTGGTCGGCATGGaggacacgcacacagacacacaaccgcAGGATGCTGTGGACACAAAGCAGAACAAAGCCGAG TGTGTGGTAAATCtcatcagtgagctccaggagcaGATGTGCAGGTTTCAGGCAGAGATCAGCACTCGCATCCAGGAGAAACGGGCCCTGGAGGAGCGGGAGGCCCAGCAGGGGGAGCCCAGAGGCAGCCAAGCCCAGGGCCAGGACCCTCAGCTGGGGTTAGCCGGCTCTGACCTCAGCCTGCCCGGCCCTGACGCCTGGATGCACAATGGAGGACAGACTGTACAC GATTTGTTACGAGAAGTGAatcagctgaaaaacaaagtggacgagctggagggagagaagagtcGATACGAGAAAAAACTCCGAGCGACGAAG GCTGAGATCtccgagctgcagcagctcttggCCTCCAGAGACGCAGAGATCGAGTGCCTGCAGACTCAGCTGCTCGCCAGAGACGGCTCGGCCAACGCAGAGAGAG AGGAGGTGTATATCAAGCAGCTGATTAACAAAT ACCAGGAATACCAGAGGCTGAAGGTGGGGATGGAGTCTCTGTTGGCGTCAAATGATGAGAAG GATCGTCGTATAGAGGAGCTGACGATTCTCCTCAGCCAGTacaggaagatgagggaggtcCTCGCTCTCACTCAGG ggagcagtgaggaggagctgagcgGCACTTTGAAGCTCAGAGCCATCACACACAAAGCTCACTCTGACATCCTCCGGTCGGAG ATCTCATCAAGAGGATCTTCTCCACTGATGTTATCGTCATCACCGTACCAGAGAGAACTGGACTTAAG CCTCCAAAACTCAATGGACACCTCGTTGGTGTCGACTGCAGATACGAGCTTCTTCAACGGTTCCTG GCATCAGCGCAGGTTGTTGTCCAGcagcctggaggagctgcagagtggATCCTTACAAAAG GCTGTAGAGATCCAACCTGCTGAGAGTGAATCAGATGTAGGGGCAGAG AATCCTGACCTGGAGCTGAGCAAGTATCAGACTCTACCTGGAAAGCGAAGTAAAAAGAGCGAGCGGAGACCTGAGATGAACGGAGACGGAGAATACTCGTCTCCCGTGCAGCTCTCTCCTGTTCACAGCCCCGAGCAGGACTACAGGCTGA TCCGCTGCAGGAGTGCCAGTGCTCCGGCTTTAG GATCTCCTGGGAAACACGACCTCTATGATGTCG gaCATCCAGACAAGCTGGACGAGTTCGTCCTCTCAGACCAGTCCCCTCTGTCCTCCGGGGTGGACTCTGGACAACAGTCGCCGGTCTCACCGGAGAACAGGAAGAGTCACAGAGGCATTAAGAAGCTCTGGGGGAA GATCCGCCGCAGCCAATCAGGAAGCCCCGTCCAGGTTCAGGACCCGGAGCTGGGAGAGTTTAAGAGAGGAGGCTTCAGAGCCACAGCTGGACCACGACTGGCCCGGTCAGGGAACACAcg AGACCTGAAGTTGCCTTTCTCCAAGTGGAGCACAGATCAGGTGTGTGATTGGCTCGAGGACATTGGACTCGGCCAGTACGCCGCCTTTGCTCGCCACTGGGTCACCGGCGGTCAGACTCTCCTGTCGGCCACCCCACAGGACCTGgagaag GAGATGGCGATGAAGAATCCTCTCCACAGGAAGAAGCTGCTTTTGGCCGTCAAGACGTTCAGCAGCAAGCAGCCGGAGAAGTCCGCGGAGCTCGATTACATCTGGGTCACAC GTTGGCTCGACGACATCGGCCTCCCTCAGTACAAGGATCAGTTCAATGAAGGACGAGTGGACGGACAGATGCTGCAGTTCCTCACCGTG AACGACTTATTATTCCTCAAAGTGACGAGTCAGCTCCATCACCTCAGCGTCAAGTGTGCGATTCACGTTCTCCACGTCAACAAGTTCAACGCCAACTGCCTCAAGCGAAGGCCAGGCACCGAG AACCAGTTCTCTCCCAGTGAAGTCGTCCAGTGGTCCAACCACCGGGTGATGGAGTGGCTGAGATCCGTGGACCTGGCGGAGTACGCTCCGAACCTGCGGGGCAGCGGCGTGCACGGAGGGCTCATA ATGCTGGAGCCTCGCTTTAACTCCGACACGCTGGCCCTGTTACTGAACATCCCTCCTCAGAAGACGCTGCTGAGACGCCACCTCACCACCAACTTCGACAACCTGGTGGGAGGCCAGGCGcagcaggagaagagggagtACACGGAGGCGGCGGGCTGCGCCCCCCTCAGCATCGCGGCTAAAGTGAAG CCAAAGAAGTTGGGTTTCTCGAACCTGACTCACCTCAGGAGGAGACGAGCGGACGAGTCCACGGATTACGTCTGTCCCATCGAGTCGCCCTCGCCTCAGTCGGGACAGCCCGTGGCGAACGGGACACAGATGCGCCCGTACTCCGGCTTCAGGGGCCTGAGCCCCATCCTGGACCGGGAGCCGGACCAGTCCAGGGACCAG atgGCGAGCACAGAGGGCACCATGTTGCAAATAGAAGCTCTGTCTGAAAGCATCAACAACCTCACA CTCCTGCTCAGCcgggaggagctgcagaaggaGATGAGGCTTCCTCAGGCGGCGCTCGTTTGA
- the ppfibp2b gene encoding liprin-beta-2b isoform X13 → METPIDFYRHFSWLKKVNLCSPVSNETYQDRLLRLEGDKESLVLQVSVLTDQVEAQGEKIRDLESSLEEHRQKLASTEEMLQQELISRTSLETQKLDLMDEVSCLKLKLVGMEDTHTDTQPQDAVDTKQNKAEDLLREVNQLKNKVDELEGEKSRYEKKLRATKAEISELQQLLASRDAEIECLQTQLLARDGSANAEREEVYIKQLINKYQEYQRLKVGMESLLASNDEKDRRIEELTILLSQYRKMREVLALTQGSSEEELSGTLKLRAITHKAHSDILRSEISSRGSSPLMLSSSPYQRELDLSLQNSMDTSLVSTADTSFFNGSWHQRRLLSSSLEELQSGSLQKAVEIQPAESESDVGAENPDLELSKYQTLPGKRSKKSERRPEMNGDGEYSSPVQLSPVHSPEQDYRLIRCRSASAPALGSPGKHDLYDVGHPDKLDEFVLSDQSPLSSGVDSGQQSPVSPENRKSHRGIKKLWGKIRRSQSGSPVQVQDPELGEFKRGGFRATAGPRLARSGNTRDLKLPFSKWSTDQVCDWLEDIGLGQYAAFARHWVTGGQTLLSATPQDLEKEMAMKNPLHRKKLLLAVKTFSSKQPEKSAELDYIWVTRWLDDIGLPQYKDQFNEGRVDGQMLQFLTVNDLLFLKVTSQLHHLSVKCAIHVLHVNKFNANCLKRRPGTENQFSPSEVVQWSNHRVMEWLRSVDLAEYAPNLRGSGVHGGLIMLEPRFNSDTLALLLNIPPQKTLLRRHLTTNFDNLVGGQAQQEKREYTEAAGCAPLSIAAKVKPKKLGFSNLTHLRRRRADESTDYVCPIESPSPQSGQPVANGTQMRPYSGFRGLSPILDREPDQSRDQMASTEGTMLQIEALSESINNLTLLLSREELQKEMRLPQAALV, encoded by the exons GTGAGCGTCCTGACCGACCAGGTGGAGGCGCAGGGCGAGAAAATCCGAGACCTAGAAAGTTCTCTGGAGGAACACCGGCAGAAACTGGCCTCCACTGAGGAGATGCTGcaacag GAGCTGATCAGCAGGACGTCTCTGGAGACTCAGAAGCTGGATCTGATGGACGAGGTGTCCTGCCTCAAACTGAAGCTGGTCGGCATGGaggacacgcacacagacacacaaccgcAGGATGCTGTGGACACAAAGCAGAACAAAGCCGAG GATTTGTTACGAGAAGTGAatcagctgaaaaacaaagtggacgagctggagggagagaagagtcGATACGAGAAAAAACTCCGAGCGACGAAG GCTGAGATCtccgagctgcagcagctcttggCCTCCAGAGACGCAGAGATCGAGTGCCTGCAGACTCAGCTGCTCGCCAGAGACGGCTCGGCCAACGCAGAGAGAG AGGAGGTGTATATCAAGCAGCTGATTAACAAAT ACCAGGAATACCAGAGGCTGAAGGTGGGGATGGAGTCTCTGTTGGCGTCAAATGATGAGAAG GATCGTCGTATAGAGGAGCTGACGATTCTCCTCAGCCAGTacaggaagatgagggaggtcCTCGCTCTCACTCAGG ggagcagtgaggaggagctgagcgGCACTTTGAAGCTCAGAGCCATCACACACAAAGCTCACTCTGACATCCTCCGGTCGGAG ATCTCATCAAGAGGATCTTCTCCACTGATGTTATCGTCATCACCGTACCAGAGAGAACTGGACTTAAG CCTCCAAAACTCAATGGACACCTCGTTGGTGTCGACTGCAGATACGAGCTTCTTCAACGGTTCCTG GCATCAGCGCAGGTTGTTGTCCAGcagcctggaggagctgcagagtggATCCTTACAAAAG GCTGTAGAGATCCAACCTGCTGAGAGTGAATCAGATGTAGGGGCAGAG AATCCTGACCTGGAGCTGAGCAAGTATCAGACTCTACCTGGAAAGCGAAGTAAAAAGAGCGAGCGGAGACCTGAGATGAACGGAGACGGAGAATACTCGTCTCCCGTGCAGCTCTCTCCTGTTCACAGCCCCGAGCAGGACTACAGGCTGA TCCGCTGCAGGAGTGCCAGTGCTCCGGCTTTAG GATCTCCTGGGAAACACGACCTCTATGATGTCG gaCATCCAGACAAGCTGGACGAGTTCGTCCTCTCAGACCAGTCCCCTCTGTCCTCCGGGGTGGACTCTGGACAACAGTCGCCGGTCTCACCGGAGAACAGGAAGAGTCACAGAGGCATTAAGAAGCTCTGGGGGAA GATCCGCCGCAGCCAATCAGGAAGCCCCGTCCAGGTTCAGGACCCGGAGCTGGGAGAGTTTAAGAGAGGAGGCTTCAGAGCCACAGCTGGACCACGACTGGCCCGGTCAGGGAACACAcg AGACCTGAAGTTGCCTTTCTCCAAGTGGAGCACAGATCAGGTGTGTGATTGGCTCGAGGACATTGGACTCGGCCAGTACGCCGCCTTTGCTCGCCACTGGGTCACCGGCGGTCAGACTCTCCTGTCGGCCACCCCACAGGACCTGgagaag GAGATGGCGATGAAGAATCCTCTCCACAGGAAGAAGCTGCTTTTGGCCGTCAAGACGTTCAGCAGCAAGCAGCCGGAGAAGTCCGCGGAGCTCGATTACATCTGGGTCACAC GTTGGCTCGACGACATCGGCCTCCCTCAGTACAAGGATCAGTTCAATGAAGGACGAGTGGACGGACAGATGCTGCAGTTCCTCACCGTG AACGACTTATTATTCCTCAAAGTGACGAGTCAGCTCCATCACCTCAGCGTCAAGTGTGCGATTCACGTTCTCCACGTCAACAAGTTCAACGCCAACTGCCTCAAGCGAAGGCCAGGCACCGAG AACCAGTTCTCTCCCAGTGAAGTCGTCCAGTGGTCCAACCACCGGGTGATGGAGTGGCTGAGATCCGTGGACCTGGCGGAGTACGCTCCGAACCTGCGGGGCAGCGGCGTGCACGGAGGGCTCATA ATGCTGGAGCCTCGCTTTAACTCCGACACGCTGGCCCTGTTACTGAACATCCCTCCTCAGAAGACGCTGCTGAGACGCCACCTCACCACCAACTTCGACAACCTGGTGGGAGGCCAGGCGcagcaggagaagagggagtACACGGAGGCGGCGGGCTGCGCCCCCCTCAGCATCGCGGCTAAAGTGAAG CCAAAGAAGTTGGGTTTCTCGAACCTGACTCACCTCAGGAGGAGACGAGCGGACGAGTCCACGGATTACGTCTGTCCCATCGAGTCGCCCTCGCCTCAGTCGGGACAGCCCGTGGCGAACGGGACACAGATGCGCCCGTACTCCGGCTTCAGGGGCCTGAGCCCCATCCTGGACCGGGAGCCGGACCAGTCCAGGGACCAG atgGCGAGCACAGAGGGCACCATGTTGCAAATAGAAGCTCTGTCTGAAAGCATCAACAACCTCACA CTCCTGCTCAGCcgggaggagctgcagaaggaGATGAGGCTTCCTCAGGCGGCGCTCGTTTGA
- the ppfibp2b gene encoding liprin-beta-2b isoform X17 → METPIDFYRHFSWLKKVNLCSPVSNETYQDRLLRLEGDKESLVLQVSVLTDQVEAQGEKIRDLESSLEEHRQKLASTEEMLQQELISRTSLETQKLDLMDEVSCLKLKLVGMEDTHTDTQPQDAVDTKQNKAECVVNLISELQEQMCRFQAEISTRIQEKRALEEREAQQGEPRGSQAQGQDPQLGLAGSDLSLPGPDAWMHNGGQTVHDLLREVNQLKNKVDELEGEKSRYEKKLRATKAEISELQQLLASRDAEIECLQTQLLARDGSANAERDQEYQRLKVGMESLLASNDEKDRRIEELTILLSQYRKMREVLALTQGSSEEELSGTLKLRAITHKAHSDILRSEISSRGSSPLMLSSSPYQRELDLSLQNSMDTSLVSTADTSFFNGSWHQRRLLSSSLEELQSGSLQKAVEIQPAESESDVGAENPDLELSKYQTLPGKRSKKSERRPEMNGDGEYSSPVQLSPVHSPEQDYRLIRCRSASAPALGSPGKHDLYDVGHPDKLDEFVLSDQSPLSSGVDSGQQSPVSPENRKSHRGIKKLWGKIRRSQSGSPVQVQDPELGEFKRGGFRATAGPRLARSGNTRDLKLPFSKWSTDQVCDWLEDIGLGQYAAFARHWVTGGQTLLSATPQDLEKEMAMKNPLHRKKLLLAVKTFSSKQPEKSAELDYIWVTRWLDDIGLPQYKDQFNEGRVDGQMLQFLTVNDLLFLKVTSQLHHLSVKCAIHVLHVNKFNANCLKRRPGTENQFSPSEVVQWSNHRVMEWLRSVDLAEYAPNLRGSGVHGGLIMLEPRFNSDTLALLLNIPPQKTLLRRHLTTNFDNLVGGQAQQEKREYTEAAGCAPLSIAAKVKPKKLGFSNLTHLRRRRADESTDYVCPIESPSPQSGQPVANGTQMRPYSGFRGLSPILDREPDQSRDQMASTEGTMLQIEALSESINNLTLLLSREELQKEMRLPQAALV, encoded by the exons GTGAGCGTCCTGACCGACCAGGTGGAGGCGCAGGGCGAGAAAATCCGAGACCTAGAAAGTTCTCTGGAGGAACACCGGCAGAAACTGGCCTCCACTGAGGAGATGCTGcaacag GAGCTGATCAGCAGGACGTCTCTGGAGACTCAGAAGCTGGATCTGATGGACGAGGTGTCCTGCCTCAAACTGAAGCTGGTCGGCATGGaggacacgcacacagacacacaaccgcAGGATGCTGTGGACACAAAGCAGAACAAAGCCGAG TGTGTGGTAAATCtcatcagtgagctccaggagcaGATGTGCAGGTTTCAGGCAGAGATCAGCACTCGCATCCAGGAGAAACGGGCCCTGGAGGAGCGGGAGGCCCAGCAGGGGGAGCCCAGAGGCAGCCAAGCCCAGGGCCAGGACCCTCAGCTGGGGTTAGCCGGCTCTGACCTCAGCCTGCCCGGCCCTGACGCCTGGATGCACAATGGAGGACAGACTGTACAC GATTTGTTACGAGAAGTGAatcagctgaaaaacaaagtggacgagctggagggagagaagagtcGATACGAGAAAAAACTCCGAGCGACGAAG GCTGAGATCtccgagctgcagcagctcttggCCTCCAGAGACGCAGAGATCGAGTGCCTGCAGACTCAGCTGCTCGCCAGAGACGGCTCGGCCAACGCAGAGAGAG ACCAGGAATACCAGAGGCTGAAGGTGGGGATGGAGTCTCTGTTGGCGTCAAATGATGAGAAG GATCGTCGTATAGAGGAGCTGACGATTCTCCTCAGCCAGTacaggaagatgagggaggtcCTCGCTCTCACTCAGG ggagcagtgaggaggagctgagcgGCACTTTGAAGCTCAGAGCCATCACACACAAAGCTCACTCTGACATCCTCCGGTCGGAG ATCTCATCAAGAGGATCTTCTCCACTGATGTTATCGTCATCACCGTACCAGAGAGAACTGGACTTAAG CCTCCAAAACTCAATGGACACCTCGTTGGTGTCGACTGCAGATACGAGCTTCTTCAACGGTTCCTG GCATCAGCGCAGGTTGTTGTCCAGcagcctggaggagctgcagagtggATCCTTACAAAAG GCTGTAGAGATCCAACCTGCTGAGAGTGAATCAGATGTAGGGGCAGAG AATCCTGACCTGGAGCTGAGCAAGTATCAGACTCTACCTGGAAAGCGAAGTAAAAAGAGCGAGCGGAGACCTGAGATGAACGGAGACGGAGAATACTCGTCTCCCGTGCAGCTCTCTCCTGTTCACAGCCCCGAGCAGGACTACAGGCTGA TCCGCTGCAGGAGTGCCAGTGCTCCGGCTTTAG GATCTCCTGGGAAACACGACCTCTATGATGTCG gaCATCCAGACAAGCTGGACGAGTTCGTCCTCTCAGACCAGTCCCCTCTGTCCTCCGGGGTGGACTCTGGACAACAGTCGCCGGTCTCACCGGAGAACAGGAAGAGTCACAGAGGCATTAAGAAGCTCTGGGGGAA GATCCGCCGCAGCCAATCAGGAAGCCCCGTCCAGGTTCAGGACCCGGAGCTGGGAGAGTTTAAGAGAGGAGGCTTCAGAGCCACAGCTGGACCACGACTGGCCCGGTCAGGGAACACAcg AGACCTGAAGTTGCCTTTCTCCAAGTGGAGCACAGATCAGGTGTGTGATTGGCTCGAGGACATTGGACTCGGCCAGTACGCCGCCTTTGCTCGCCACTGGGTCACCGGCGGTCAGACTCTCCTGTCGGCCACCCCACAGGACCTGgagaag GAGATGGCGATGAAGAATCCTCTCCACAGGAAGAAGCTGCTTTTGGCCGTCAAGACGTTCAGCAGCAAGCAGCCGGAGAAGTCCGCGGAGCTCGATTACATCTGGGTCACAC GTTGGCTCGACGACATCGGCCTCCCTCAGTACAAGGATCAGTTCAATGAAGGACGAGTGGACGGACAGATGCTGCAGTTCCTCACCGTG AACGACTTATTATTCCTCAAAGTGACGAGTCAGCTCCATCACCTCAGCGTCAAGTGTGCGATTCACGTTCTCCACGTCAACAAGTTCAACGCCAACTGCCTCAAGCGAAGGCCAGGCACCGAG AACCAGTTCTCTCCCAGTGAAGTCGTCCAGTGGTCCAACCACCGGGTGATGGAGTGGCTGAGATCCGTGGACCTGGCGGAGTACGCTCCGAACCTGCGGGGCAGCGGCGTGCACGGAGGGCTCATA ATGCTGGAGCCTCGCTTTAACTCCGACACGCTGGCCCTGTTACTGAACATCCCTCCTCAGAAGACGCTGCTGAGACGCCACCTCACCACCAACTTCGACAACCTGGTGGGAGGCCAGGCGcagcaggagaagagggagtACACGGAGGCGGCGGGCTGCGCCCCCCTCAGCATCGCGGCTAAAGTGAAG CCAAAGAAGTTGGGTTTCTCGAACCTGACTCACCTCAGGAGGAGACGAGCGGACGAGTCCACGGATTACGTCTGTCCCATCGAGTCGCCCTCGCCTCAGTCGGGACAGCCCGTGGCGAACGGGACACAGATGCGCCCGTACTCCGGCTTCAGGGGCCTGAGCCCCATCCTGGACCGGGAGCCGGACCAGTCCAGGGACCAG atgGCGAGCACAGAGGGCACCATGTTGCAAATAGAAGCTCTGTCTGAAAGCATCAACAACCTCACA CTCCTGCTCAGCcgggaggagctgcagaaggaGATGAGGCTTCCTCAGGCGGCGCTCGTTTGA
- the ppfibp2b gene encoding liprin-beta-2b isoform X14, with product MLQQELISRTSLETQKLDLMDEVSCLKLKLVGMEDTHTDTQPQDAVDTKQNKAECVVNLISELQEQMCRFQAEISTRIQEKRALEEREAQQGEPRGSQAQGQDPQLGLAGSDLSLPGPDAWMHNGGQTVHDLLREVNQLKNKVDELEGEKSRYEKKLRATKAEISELQQLLASRDAEIECLQTQLLARDGSANAEREEVYIKQLINKYQEYQRLKVGMESLLASNDEKDRRIEELTILLSQYRKMREVLALTQGSSEEELSGTLKLRAITHKAHSDILRSEISSRGSSPLMLSSSPYQRELDLSLQNSMDTSLVSTADTSFFNGSWHQRRLLSSSLEELQSGSLQKAVEIQPAESESDVGAENPDLELSKYQTLPGKRSKKSERRPEMNGDGEYSSPVQLSPVHSPEQDYRLIRCRSASAPALGSPGKHDLYDVGHPDKLDEFVLSDQSPLSSGVDSGQQSPVSPENRKSHRGIKKLWGKIRRSQSGSPVQVQDPELGEFKRGGFRATAGPRLARSGNTRDLKLPFSKWSTDQVCDWLEDIGLGQYAAFARHWVTGGQTLLSATPQDLEKEMAMKNPLHRKKLLLAVKTFSSKQPEKSAELDYIWVTRWLDDIGLPQYKDQFNEGRVDGQMLQFLTVNDLLFLKVTSQLHHLSVKCAIHVLHVNKFNANCLKRRPGTENQFSPSEVVQWSNHRVMEWLRSVDLAEYAPNLRGSGVHGGLIMLEPRFNSDTLALLLNIPPQKTLLRRHLTTNFDNLVGGQAQQEKREYTEAAGCAPLSIAAKVKPKKLGFSNLTHLRRRRADESTDYVCPIESPSPQSGQPVANGTQMRPYSGFRGLSPILDREPDQSRDQMASTEGTMLQIEALSESINNLTLLLSREELQKEMRLPQAALV from the exons ATGCTGcaacag GAGCTGATCAGCAGGACGTCTCTGGAGACTCAGAAGCTGGATCTGATGGACGAGGTGTCCTGCCTCAAACTGAAGCTGGTCGGCATGGaggacacgcacacagacacacaaccgcAGGATGCTGTGGACACAAAGCAGAACAAAGCCGAG TGTGTGGTAAATCtcatcagtgagctccaggagcaGATGTGCAGGTTTCAGGCAGAGATCAGCACTCGCATCCAGGAGAAACGGGCCCTGGAGGAGCGGGAGGCCCAGCAGGGGGAGCCCAGAGGCAGCCAAGCCCAGGGCCAGGACCCTCAGCTGGGGTTAGCCGGCTCTGACCTCAGCCTGCCCGGCCCTGACGCCTGGATGCACAATGGAGGACAGACTGTACAC GATTTGTTACGAGAAGTGAatcagctgaaaaacaaagtggacgagctggagggagagaagagtcGATACGAGAAAAAACTCCGAGCGACGAAG GCTGAGATCtccgagctgcagcagctcttggCCTCCAGAGACGCAGAGATCGAGTGCCTGCAGACTCAGCTGCTCGCCAGAGACGGCTCGGCCAACGCAGAGAGAG AGGAGGTGTATATCAAGCAGCTGATTAACAAAT ACCAGGAATACCAGAGGCTGAAGGTGGGGATGGAGTCTCTGTTGGCGTCAAATGATGAGAAG GATCGTCGTATAGAGGAGCTGACGATTCTCCTCAGCCAGTacaggaagatgagggaggtcCTCGCTCTCACTCAGG ggagcagtgaggaggagctgagcgGCACTTTGAAGCTCAGAGCCATCACACACAAAGCTCACTCTGACATCCTCCGGTCGGAG ATCTCATCAAGAGGATCTTCTCCACTGATGTTATCGTCATCACCGTACCAGAGAGAACTGGACTTAAG CCTCCAAAACTCAATGGACACCTCGTTGGTGTCGACTGCAGATACGAGCTTCTTCAACGGTTCCTG GCATCAGCGCAGGTTGTTGTCCAGcagcctggaggagctgcagagtggATCCTTACAAAAG GCTGTAGAGATCCAACCTGCTGAGAGTGAATCAGATGTAGGGGCAGAG AATCCTGACCTGGAGCTGAGCAAGTATCAGACTCTACCTGGAAAGCGAAGTAAAAAGAGCGAGCGGAGACCTGAGATGAACGGAGACGGAGAATACTCGTCTCCCGTGCAGCTCTCTCCTGTTCACAGCCCCGAGCAGGACTACAGGCTGA TCCGCTGCAGGAGTGCCAGTGCTCCGGCTTTAG GATCTCCTGGGAAACACGACCTCTATGATGTCG gaCATCCAGACAAGCTGGACGAGTTCGTCCTCTCAGACCAGTCCCCTCTGTCCTCCGGGGTGGACTCTGGACAACAGTCGCCGGTCTCACCGGAGAACAGGAAGAGTCACAGAGGCATTAAGAAGCTCTGGGGGAA GATCCGCCGCAGCCAATCAGGAAGCCCCGTCCAGGTTCAGGACCCGGAGCTGGGAGAGTTTAAGAGAGGAGGCTTCAGAGCCACAGCTGGACCACGACTGGCCCGGTCAGGGAACACAcg AGACCTGAAGTTGCCTTTCTCCAAGTGGAGCACAGATCAGGTGTGTGATTGGCTCGAGGACATTGGACTCGGCCAGTACGCCGCCTTTGCTCGCCACTGGGTCACCGGCGGTCAGACTCTCCTGTCGGCCACCCCACAGGACCTGgagaag GAGATGGCGATGAAGAATCCTCTCCACAGGAAGAAGCTGCTTTTGGCCGTCAAGACGTTCAGCAGCAAGCAGCCGGAGAAGTCCGCGGAGCTCGATTACATCTGGGTCACAC GTTGGCTCGACGACATCGGCCTCCCTCAGTACAAGGATCAGTTCAATGAAGGACGAGTGGACGGACAGATGCTGCAGTTCCTCACCGTG AACGACTTATTATTCCTCAAAGTGACGAGTCAGCTCCATCACCTCAGCGTCAAGTGTGCGATTCACGTTCTCCACGTCAACAAGTTCAACGCCAACTGCCTCAAGCGAAGGCCAGGCACCGAG AACCAGTTCTCTCCCAGTGAAGTCGTCCAGTGGTCCAACCACCGGGTGATGGAGTGGCTGAGATCCGTGGACCTGGCGGAGTACGCTCCGAACCTGCGGGGCAGCGGCGTGCACGGAGGGCTCATA ATGCTGGAGCCTCGCTTTAACTCCGACACGCTGGCCCTGTTACTGAACATCCCTCCTCAGAAGACGCTGCTGAGACGCCACCTCACCACCAACTTCGACAACCTGGTGGGAGGCCAGGCGcagcaggagaagagggagtACACGGAGGCGGCGGGCTGCGCCCCCCTCAGCATCGCGGCTAAAGTGAAG CCAAAGAAGTTGGGTTTCTCGAACCTGACTCACCTCAGGAGGAGACGAGCGGACGAGTCCACGGATTACGTCTGTCCCATCGAGTCGCCCTCGCCTCAGTCGGGACAGCCCGTGGCGAACGGGACACAGATGCGCCCGTACTCCGGCTTCAGGGGCCTGAGCCCCATCCTGGACCGGGAGCCGGACCAGTCCAGGGACCAG atgGCGAGCACAGAGGGCACCATGTTGCAAATAGAAGCTCTGTCTGAAAGCATCAACAACCTCACA CTCCTGCTCAGCcgggaggagctgcagaaggaGATGAGGCTTCCTCAGGCGGCGCTCGTTTGA